One Tripterygium wilfordii isolate XIE 37 chromosome 10, ASM1340144v1, whole genome shotgun sequence DNA segment encodes these proteins:
- the LOC120007604 gene encoding E3 ubiquitin-protein ligase RNF4-like: protein MNAEGVRAPPLRGYRRRKAALDLNMVPSENRDHEGTSSQIEAQPVQTSQRQPVPPARIDVDAIDDDVIESSPGAFAEATKNSRRNRRRIALDVDSGQTTFVADIPRVKRARVPKNQTNICCELYINYDTSRKSKRDDAINVAEPSPPLPPAPKEPTFTCPICFGPLVEEMSTKCGHIFCKECIKTAIGKQAKCPTCRKKVTVKELIRVFLPAAN, encoded by the exons ATGAATGCTGAGGGGGTGAGGGCACCTCCTTTAAGAGGTTACCGAAGGAGGAAGGCGGCACTGGACTTGAACATGGTCCCGAGTGAAAACAGGGATCACGAGGGTACTTCATCTCAGATTGAAGCTCAGCCAGTGCAAACGAGCCAAAGACAGCCTGTACCACCTGCAAGAATTGATGTTGATGCAATTGACGATGACGTTATTGAATCTTCTCCTGGGGCTTTTGCAGAA GCCACAAAAAATTCCAGAAGGAATCGCAGAAGGATTGCACTTGATGTAGATTCGG GGCAAACGACTTTTGTGGCTGATATTCCTCGCGTCAAGCGCGCTAGGGttccaaaaaatcaaacaaacatcTGTTGTGAGCTTTACATAAATTATGATACCAGTCGCAAATCTAAG AGAGATGACGCTATCAATGTAGCTGAACCATCTCCGCCGCTACCGCCAGCACCAAAGGAACCCACATTCACCTGTCCAATTTGCTTTGGTCCCTTGGTTGAGGAGATGTCAACAAAGTGTGGTCACATTTTCTGTAAAGAATGCATCAAGACGGCCATAGGAAAACAGGCCAAATGCCCTACTTGTAGGAAAAAGGTCACCGTGAAGGAACTTATTAGAGTATTTCTTCCTGCAGCCAATTGA
- the LOC120007603 gene encoding uncharacterized protein LOC120007603: MGVLIESWCFCKGVGKSERMKAAIFTGKGQAMAIICSAGRETCGTGFLIHRSLLLTTHVNIPSVAAAESSEIRLQNGVAASLVPHRFFITSSVLDLTIVGLDSVDGDSNAHGQQPHYLKICSKPNMFLGSVVYLLGYTTKKELIVGEGKVVIATDNLIKLSTDEVIWSPGSAGFDVHGNLAFMICDPMKLATSPNTKSSSTSSSSSSSMKKDSPVQFGIPIPIICDWLNQHWEGSLDELTKPKLALIRLMSTGQKTDHSCASFTLRQVFKPTANIDGIPSSSNKILTARNELGPSFSAAANNVGEEANDPHVSHVQGIPTPEIYESPKFTAVPVRKKENVNIQLLDINFPPKVLKATLLPQSMKQLLSVSGENCVGELPLESPFQEEPINDRKLADHAADAEIASIGSANGAQSEVHSSCSPIEVSEMCDGYSSEGETTMYSAETAESRNYTSPREEKSKQVGRSQSCVSYNRWGVVHKNPMARRDMLEQQGSFIHGRKMYSQGATSQRSNDYFSPTVSSVMKKRNNLQQPTRAQLPTRTRQQSAVHSSGRWMF; the protein is encoded by the exons ATGGGTGTTCTGATAGAGTCGTGGTGTTTCTGCAAGGGAGTAGGCAAGTCGGAGAGAATGAAGGCCGCCATTTTCACAGGCAAAGGCCAGGCGATGGCGATTATATGTAGCGCCGGGAGAGAAACCTGCGGTACTGGATTTCTAATTCATCGGAGTCTGCTTCTGACTACTCACGTCAACATTCCTtctgttgctgctgctgaaAGTTCGGAGATCCGGCTGCAGAATGGCGTTGCTGCGAGCCTAGTTCCTCACag GTTTTTCATCACCAGCTCTGTCCTAGATCTTACAATAGTGGGTTTAGATTCAGTGGATGGAGACTCGAATGCCCATGGTCAGCAGCCTCACTATTTGAAGATCTGTTCCAAACCAAATATGTTTCTGGGCAGTGTTGTATACCTTTTAGGTTATacaacaaagaaagaattaaTAGTTGGTGAAGGAAAGGTAGTGATAGCCACTGACAATCTTATAAAACTGTCAACTGATGAAGTTATATGGAGTCCTGGGTCTGCTGGTTTTGATGTACATGGTAATCTTGCATTTATGATCTGTGATCCAATGAAACTAGCCACATCACCAAACACCAAATCTTCttcaacttcatcatcatcctcatcgtcAATGAAGAAGGATTCTCCAGTGCAATTTGGTATCCCCATTCCCATCATCTGTGATTGGTTAAACCAGCACTGGGAAGGCAGCCTTGATGAACTTACCAAGCCTAAGTTAGCTCTCATTAGACTCATGTCTACAGGCCAGAAGACTGACCACTCATGTGCTTCCTTCACACTTCGCCAGGTTTTCAAGCCAACTGCCAACATTGATGGGATCCCATCttcatcaaataaaattttgacaGCTAGGAATGAGCTAGGACCAAGTTTTTCTGCTGCAGCAAACAATGTTGGAGAAGAAGCCAATGATCCTCATGTTTCCCATGTACAGGGAATCCCAACTCCAGAAATATATGAATCGCCAAAGTTTACTGCAGTTCCTGTACGAAAGAAAGAGAATGTGAATATCCAGCTTCTGGATATTAATTTCCCTCCAAAGGTTTTGAAAGCTACACTCTTACCCCAATCGATGAAACAGCTGCTCTCAGTTTCTGGCGAGAACTGTGTGGGGGAATTGCCTCTGGAGAGCCCATTCCAAGAAGAACCAATCAATGATAGAAAACTGGCCGACCATGCTGCAGATGCCGAGATAGCCTCTATAGGTTCTGCAAATGGTGCCCAAAGTGAGGTCCACTCTAGTTGCTCCCCAATCGAAGTTTCAGAAATGTGTGATGGGTACAGTAGCGAGGGAGAGACTACCATGTACTCTGCAGAAACTGCAGAGAGCCGAAACTATACGAGTCCCAGAGAGGAAAAATCTAAGCAAGTAGGAAGGAGCCAGAGTTGTGTGAGTTACAATAGATGGGGAGTTGTCCACAAGAACCCCATGGCTCGCAGGGATATGCTTGAACAGCAGGGGAGCTTCATTCATGGCAGGAAGATGTATTCTCAAGGGGCAACTTCGCAGAGAAGTAATGACTACTTCAGCCCAACTGTCTCCTCTGTCATGAAGAAGCGTAACAACTTGCAGCAGCCAACCAGAGCCCAGCTCCCAACCAGAACTCGGCAGCAAAGTGCGGTTCATTCGTCTGGGAGATGGATGTTTTGA